The nucleotide sequence ACTTCGCAACGCGCGCGAAGATGGGCCAATCCTCCGACGTTTACGCCCTGGCCGTCATGAACGACGGCAGGGCGTTGTTCGCCAAGAAGGAAGTCAAGGTCACGCTGGGCGGCTGCGGCGGCTGAACCCGTCGGAAGAAGAACGCGCCCCGCAGCGACAGCTAGCAAACAGGAGATATCCAAATGGCAGATCCGATGCGCATCCGCGCCCAGGCCCAGGAGGGCAACGCACTCGTGCGAGTCCTCATGAGCCACGAGATGGAAACCGGCCAGCGCCGAGATGCAAGCGGCAAGGTCATTCCGGCCTGGCACATCATCGAGGTGAGCGTTGCCCACAACGGCAAGAACGTGATGACGGCCGAATGGGGCCCGGCGGTGGCCAAGAACCCTTTCCTGCAATTCACCGTCAAGAACGCCAAGGCCGGCGACAAGATCGCGGTGAGCTGGAAGGACAACAAGGGCGACAGCCGCACCGACGAGGCAACTGTTTCCTAATGACGGCAGCTGCCGGCCGCCAGGGCCGGACGCCGCCAAAGATTTGGAGGGAGATTGATGAGGACCGTGCGCACATCGTTGATGCTGGGCGTCGGCCTGATGGCGGGGAGCGCCGCATGGGCGCAGAAATCCACCACCGAGGCCATTGAGGAATACCGCGCCATGCTGGCGGACGGCAATCCTGCCGAGCTGTTCGAAGCCAAGGGCGAGGAGTTGTGGAAGCAGCGGCGCGGGCCCAAAGCCGCGTCGCTCGAACGCTGCGATCTGGGCAAGGGCCCGGGGGTTGTGAAAGGCGCATTCGTGGAGCTGCCGCGCTACTTTGCCGACACCGGCAAGGTGCAGGACCTCGAGTCGCGTCTGGTCACCTGCATGGAGCGGCTGCAGGGCTTCAACGCGGCGGAAATCGCCAAGACGCCGTTTGGCCGCGGCGAGATGGCCAACGTCACGGCCCTGGCCACCTGGATCGCTGCCGCATCCAAAGGCATGGCCTTCAACCTGCCGCAGGCGCATCCCATGGAGCGCACGTTCTACGAGGCGGGCAAGCGCATGTTCTTCATGCGTGGCGGCACGCATGACTTCTCCTGCGCCTCCTGCCACGGCGAGGAGGGGAAGCGGATCCGGCTGCAGGAACTGCCCAACCTCACCAGAAGCCCCGGCGACGGCGTCGGCTTCGCGGCGTGGCCCGCCTACCGCGTCTCCAACGGCCAGATGTGGAGCATGCAACTGCGGCTCAACGACTGTTTCCGCCAGCAGCGCTTCCCCTACCCGGAGTTCGGAAGCGATGCACTGACCGCCCTGAGCACCTACCTGGGCGTCAATGCCAAGGGCGCCAAGTCGGCCGCTCCCACCCTCAAGCGCTGAAGGAGAGACACGACATGAAGACACCGCGTTCCGGTGGGGCCGCCGCCCTCGTGGCGGCGCTGACGGTCGGCTGCGCCGCCCTGGGGGGCGGTTCCTCGGCGGACCAGCTGGCTGCGGACATGGTCAAAGCCTCGTTCCGCAGCGAAGGCATCGCCAAGGTGGAGCGGGTGACCGGCATCGACGAAACGCTGCAGGCCTGCAACGCCGCCGACGTGGTCGGCAAGCCGCTCGACCCGGCGATCGCCAAGCGCCTCGAGGAAGCCAACCTCAAGACCGTGAAGTGGCCCTCGGACGGCAAGTTCCTTGGCGACTGGAAGCAGGGGGAGGCCATTGCCCAGAGCGGCCGGGGCCTGACCTGGACCGACGCGGCGAACACGGTCAACGGCGGCAACTGCTACAACTGCCACCAGATCTCCAAGGAGGAAATCTCCTTCGGCACCCTCGGCCCCAGCCTGTACAACTACGGCAAGCTCAGGGGTGTCGCCGACCCGGGCAGCACCGCGGCCAGGCCCGTCGTCGAGTACACCTGGGGCAAGATCTGGAACGCCAAGGCCTACAACGCCTGTTCCAACATGCCGCGCTCGGGCCACATGGGCAACCTCAACGAGCAGCAGATCAGGCATCTGATGGCGCTGCTGCTCGACCCGCAGTCACCCGTCAACAAGTAGCCGTGCGCGCGATCGCTCCAGGGGTGTCGAATACGGCTGCCGGCTCACCGCCTTCCCCATGAATCTGAGCAAACGGGATTTTCTGCAGGCGCTGGGTGCCGGCGCCGCGGCGGGCTTGTCCCTGGGCCGCTGGGCCGACGCCGACGCGGCTACGGCCGCCGCCGGGTTGTACGACATCCCCCGGTTCGGCAACGTGTCGTTCCTGCACATGACGGATTGCCATGGGCAGCTCAAGCCCGTGCATTTCCGCGAGCCCCACATGAACCTGGGCGTCGGCGGCATGAAAGGACGGCTGCCGCATCTGGTGGGCGAGTCCCTGCTGAAGGCGGCTGACCTGCGGCCCGGCACGGCGCAGGCACATGCGCTCACCTACCTGGACTTCGAGAAGGCGGCGCGCCGCTATGGCAGGATGGGCGGATTCGCCCACATGGCCACGCTGGTCAAGCGGATGAAGGCCAGCCGGCCCGGCGCGCTGCTGCTCGATGGCGGGGACACCTGGCAGGGGTCGGCCACGGCGCTCTGGACGCGCGGCCAGGACATGGTCGATGCCTGCAAGCTGCTGGGCGTCGACGTGATGACCGGCCACTGGGAATTCACGCTAGGGATGGAGCGGGTCCAGGAGATCATCGACCGGGACTTCAAGGGCCGCATCGCCTTCGTCGCGCAGAACGTCAAGACCAGCGACTTCGGCGACCCGGTGTTCGAGCCCTACGTGATGCGCGAGATCAACGGCGTGCCCTGCGCCATCATCGGGCAGGCCTTCCCCTACACCCCCATCGCCAACCCGCGCTATTTCGTCTCGGACTGGGTCTTCGGCATCCAGGACGAGAACATGCAGAAGGTGGTGGACGAGGCGCGCGGCAAGGGTGCACAGGTGGTGGTGGTGCTGAGCCACAACGGCATGGACGTCGACCTGAAGATGGCCAGCCGCATCAGCGGCATCGACGCCATCCTGGGAGGCCACACGCACGACGGCATGCCGGTGGCCTCCGTCGTGGCCAACCGGGGCGGGCAGACCCTGGTGACCAACGCCGGCTCGAACGGGAAGTTCCTGGGCGTGATGGACCTGGAGGTGAAGCAGGGCCGGGTCACCGGCTACCGTTACCGGCTGCTGCCCGTCTTCTCCAACATGCTGCCGGCGGACCCGGAAATGGACGACCTTATCACCCGCGTCCGGCAGCCGTACGCGGTTCGCCTGGGCGAGACGCTGGCAGTGACGGAAGGCACGCTGTACCGGCGCGGCAACTTCAACGGCACTGGCGACCAGCTGCTGCTGGACGCGCTGATGGAGGTGCAGGGCGCCGAGATCGCGTTCTCGCCAGGCTTCCGCTGGGGCACGTCGCTGCTGGCGGGCCAGGGCATCACGCGCGAATGGCTGATGGACATGACGGCCACCACTTATTCGTATGCCACGGTGAGCGAAATCAGCGGCGAGATGATCAAGACCATCCTCGAGGATGTCTGCGACAACCTCTTCAACCCCGATCCCTATTACCAGCAGGGCGGCGACATGGTTCGCGTCGGCGGGCTGGCGT is from Ramlibacter tataouinensis TTB310 and encodes:
- the soxZ gene encoding thiosulfate oxidation carrier complex protein SoxZ, producing MADPMRIRAQAQEGNALVRVLMSHEMETGQRRDASGKVIPAWHIIEVSVAHNGKNVMTAEWGPAVAKNPFLQFTVKNAKAGDKIAVSWKDNKGDSRTDEATVS
- the soxA gene encoding sulfur oxidation c-type cytochrome SoxA, whose protein sequence is MRTVRTSLMLGVGLMAGSAAWAQKSTTEAIEEYRAMLADGNPAELFEAKGEELWKQRRGPKAASLERCDLGKGPGVVKGAFVELPRYFADTGKVQDLESRLVTCMERLQGFNAAEIAKTPFGRGEMANVTALATWIAAASKGMAFNLPQAHPMERTFYEAGKRMFFMRGGTHDFSCASCHGEEGKRIRLQELPNLTRSPGDGVGFAAWPAYRVSNGQMWSMQLRLNDCFRQQRFPYPEFGSDALTALSTYLGVNAKGAKSAAPTLKR
- the soxX gene encoding sulfur oxidation c-type cytochrome SoxX → MKTPRSGGAAALVAALTVGCAALGGGSSADQLAADMVKASFRSEGIAKVERVTGIDETLQACNAADVVGKPLDPAIAKRLEEANLKTVKWPSDGKFLGDWKQGEAIAQSGRGLTWTDAANTVNGGNCYNCHQISKEEISFGTLGPSLYNYGKLRGVADPGSTAARPVVEYTWGKIWNAKAYNACSNMPRSGHMGNLNEQQIRHLMALLLDPQSPVNK
- the soxB gene encoding thiosulfohydrolase SoxB; protein product: MNLSKRDFLQALGAGAAAGLSLGRWADADAATAAAGLYDIPRFGNVSFLHMTDCHGQLKPVHFREPHMNLGVGGMKGRLPHLVGESLLKAADLRPGTAQAHALTYLDFEKAARRYGRMGGFAHMATLVKRMKASRPGALLLDGGDTWQGSATALWTRGQDMVDACKLLGVDVMTGHWEFTLGMERVQEIIDRDFKGRIAFVAQNVKTSDFGDPVFEPYVMREINGVPCAIIGQAFPYTPIANPRYFVSDWVFGIQDENMQKVVDEARGKGAQVVVVLSHNGMDVDLKMASRISGIDAILGGHTHDGMPVASVVANRGGQTLVTNAGSNGKFLGVMDLEVKQGRVTGYRYRLLPVFSNMLPADPEMDDLITRVRQPYAVRLGETLAVTEGTLYRRGNFNGTGDQLLLDALMEVQGAEIAFSPGFRWGTSLLAGQGITREWLMDMTATTYSYATVSEISGEMIKTILEDVCDNLFNPDPYYQQGGDMVRVGGLAYSCNPAAPMGRRIEDMRLGGKPIEASRRYKVAGWAPVAEEARHSGAPAVWEVVEQWLKARGGKVTARKPNMPRLTGAVPNPGFEPKTV